In the Phaseolus vulgaris cultivar G19833 chromosome 7, P. vulgaris v2.0, whole genome shotgun sequence genome, one interval contains:
- the LOC137828393 gene encoding putative leucine-rich repeat receptor-like serine/threonine-protein kinase At2g14440 — protein MSLFLFLFLFLFLFLLFFSITLSQTPPRGLLINCGAQSPAQFDDLTWFPDSDFVSSGSPITLNSPVLVPTLQTLRSFPRQVKKHCYYVPVYRGAKYLVRTTYFYGGVNGVDHPLPPVFDQILDGTLWSVVNTTRDYANGNSTFYEGVFLAQGKIMNFCIGSNPYTDSDPFISALEFLILEDSLYNTTDFTSFGLALFARNSFGYSGPPIRYPDDQFDRIWGPFGQSSSAEANTDNVSVFGFWNLPPKKIFETQIGSEQLESLELRWPTEPLPSSKYYIALYFADNTVGSRIFNISVNGITYYHNLIVIPSGIAVFASQWPLSGPTTITLTPVASSTRGPLINAGEVFYLLPLTGRTSTRDVIALEKVKESLRNPPLDWNGDPCMPQQYSWTGITCSEGPRIRVVTLNLTSMDLSGSLTPSIANMTALTNIWLGNNSLTGQIPDLSSLKLLKTLHLEDNQFSGEVPSSLGNISSLQEVFLQNNNLTGRIPESLIGKPGLDIRTSGNNFLSPPPS, from the exons ATGtccctctttctctttctctttctctttctctttctcttcctcctcttcttctcCATCACCCTCTCCCAAACGCCCCCCAGAGGGCTACTCATAAACTGCGGGGCCCAATCGCCGGCCCAATTCGATGACCTCACATGGTTCCCCGATTCGGACTTCGTCTCTTCGGGCTCGCCCATAACCCTCAACTCCCCCGTTCTCGTCCCCACTCTGCAAACCCTTCGCTCCTTCCCTCGCCAAGTCAAGAAGCACTGCTACTATGTTCCCGTGTACCGCGGCGCAAAGTACTTGGTGCGTACCACCTACTTCTACGGCGGAGTCAACGGCGTCGATCACCCTTTGCCCCCCGTCTTTGACCAGATCCTCGACGGGACCCTCTGGAGCGTGGTCAACACCACTCGAGATTACGCCAACGGAAACTCCACCTTCTACGAAGGGGTTTTCTTGGCCCAGGGGAAGATCATGAACTTCTGCATCGGTTCCAATCCTTACACCGATTCTGACCCGTTTATCTCTGCTTTGGAATTCTTGATTCTCGAGGATTCTCTCTACAATACCACGGACTTCACCAGCTTTGGTCTTGCATTGTTTGCGCGGAACAGTTTTGGCTACTCCGGACCACCCATTCG GTATCCTGATGATCAGTTTGACCGTATATGGGGGCCTTTTGGGCAGAGTAGTTCTGCCGAAGCAAACACTGACAAtgtttctgtttttggtttttggAATCTTCcacctaaaaaaatatttgagacGCAGATAGGATCCGAACAATTGGAGTCCTTGGAACTGAGATGGCCTACAGAGCCACTTCCAAGCTCTAAATACTACATCGCTCTATACTTTGCTGACAACACTGTTGGATCAAGAATTTTTAACATAAGCGTAAATGGTATTACTTATTACCATAATTTGATTGTGATCCCATCAGGCATTGCTGTATTTGCCAGCCAGTGGCCTCTTTCTGGTCCTACTACAATAACTTTGACCCCTGTTGCAAGTTCAACCCGGGGCCCCTTAATCAACGCTGGTGAAGTTTTTTATCTGCTGCCACTTACAGGAAGAACTTCAACTCGAGATG TTATTGCGTTGGAAAAAGTAAAAGAGAGCCTTCGAAATCCACCACTGGATTGGAATGGTGATCCTTGTATGCCTCAGCAGTACTCATGGACTGGCATCACATGTTCTGAAGGACCACGTATCCGTGTAGTGACATT AAACTTGACAAGTATGGATCTTTCCGGATCTTTAACACCCTCTATTGCCAATATGACAGCCCTGACCAACAT CTGGCTTGGGAATAACAGTTTAACGGGGCAGATTCCTGACCTCAGTTCACTAAAGCTGTTAAAGACACT gcACTTGGAAGACAATCAATTCAGTGGAGAGGTTCCCTCATCCTTAGGGAACATCAGCAGCTTGCAAGAAGT ATTTTTACAAAACAACAATTTGACTGGTCGAATTCCTGAAAGTCTCATTGGAAAACCAGGACTGGATATCAG AACTTCTGGAAATAATTTCTTATCCCCTCCGCCATCTTGA
- the LOC137828658 gene encoding uncharacterized protein, which yields MVSLEPIEGNPRSSDAPSSPRISFSAEFLDENNFISISPNAVYEKDQEKERERTRNAAEFEFLSNNMSNNNTVVTADELFFEGKLLPFWQMQHLEKLSKISLKPKEGEEEEEEELEEEAVVSNNKEESSSNSSRVNWFVDDDPSPRPPKCTVLWKELLRLKKQRASSLSPSSSSSSSSSSASSLGDVAAKEGKEGSRNNNNKEQQVKRVKKGLERTRSATIRIRPMINVPICTQVKSSALPPLFPLKKGKLER from the coding sequence atggtTTCCCTTGAACCTATTGAGGGCAACCCCAGATCTAGTGATGCACCTTCAAGTCCTAGAATATCTTTCTCAGCAGAGTTCTTAGATGAGAACAACTTCATCTCCATCAGTCCAAACGCTGTGTATGAGAAAGATCAAGAGAAGGAACGTGAGAGAACAAGGAATGCTGCTGAGTTTGAGTTCCTTTCAAACAACATGAGCAACAACAACACAGTGGTAACTGCTGATGAGCTTTTCTTTGAAGGGAAACTCCTACCCTTTTGGCAGATGCAGCACCTAGAGAAGCTCAGCAAGATCAGTCTGAAACCCAAAGAGggagaggaagaagaggaagaggaattAGAAGAGGAGGCAGTGGTGAGCAACAACAAAGAAGAGAGTAGTAGTAATAGCAGTAGAGTAAATTGGTTTGTAGACGATGACCCATCTCCAAGGCCACCAAAGTGCACTGTTCTATGGAAAGAGTTGCTGAGGTTGAAGAAGCAACGTGCTTCTTCTTTGTcaccctcttcttcttcctcgtcTTCCTCCTCTTCTGCAAGCTCACTGGGTGATGTAGCTGCAAAAGAAGGGAAAGAAGGGTCAAGGAATAACAACAATAAAGAGCAGCAAGTGAAGAGGGTAAAGAAAGGTTTGGAGAGAACAAGGTCAGCTACTATTAGAATTAGACCAATGATTAACGTGCCAATTTGCACACAGGTGAAGAGCAGTGCCTTGCCTCCTCTTTTCCCACTTAAGAAAGGAAAATTAGAGAGGTAA